A window from Hoeflea sp. IMCC20628 encodes these proteins:
- a CDS encoding CatB-related O-acetyltransferase — protein MPRPFLDAALRHPIVLPDGSPHTGTVHLNQVVDHPNFSIGDFSYYSGFETLTDYAASIAPYLYPGAPERLTIGKYCQVAHGARIITSSANHAMDGFSTFPFAVFNRDLIGSYASTVGNHRDTEIGHDVWLGFESVVMPGVRIGNGVIIAARTVVTRDVPDYAIIAGNPGQIIRMRFSPEIVQRLMAVGWWDWEVEKIGRNVDAVTGADIAALESAA, from the coding sequence ATGCCTCGTCCTTTTCTTGACGCCGCCTTGCGGCATCCGATTGTCCTGCCTGACGGTTCGCCCCACACGGGCACCGTCCATCTCAACCAGGTCGTCGACCACCCCAATTTCTCCATTGGCGATTTCAGCTATTATTCGGGATTTGAAACGCTCACGGACTATGCCGCCTCGATTGCGCCCTATCTCTATCCCGGTGCGCCCGAACGCCTGACAATTGGCAAATACTGTCAGGTTGCCCACGGCGCGCGTATTATCACCAGCTCTGCCAATCACGCCATGGACGGATTTTCGACTTTTCCCTTCGCGGTATTCAACCGGGATCTGATCGGCAGCTATGCCTCGACTGTCGGCAATCATCGCGACACGGAAATTGGACATGATGTCTGGCTCGGATTCGAATCGGTGGTGATGCCGGGTGTCCGGATCGGCAATGGTGTTATCATCGCAGCCCGCACCGTCGTCACGCGCGATGTACCCGACTATGCGATCATTGCCGGTAATCCGGGACAAATCATCCGCATGCGATTTTCGCCGGAAATTGTGCAGCGGTTGATGGCGGTTGGCTGGTGGGACTGGGAGGTCGAAAAGATAGGCCGCAATGTTGATGCCGTCACCGGCGCCGACATCGCGGCGCTGGAAAGCGCAGCATGA
- the rplA gene encoding 50S ribosomal protein L1, with product MTKTAKRMQKVNEGVDRNKYYPLGEAVSMIKERAIAKFDETIEISMNLGVDPRHADQMVRGVVSLPNGSGRTVRVAVFARGEKADEARAAGADIVGAEELVDIVQAGTIDFDRCIATPDMMPLVGRLGKVLGPRGMMPNPKVGTVTMDVTGAVNASKGGAVEFRVEKAGIIHAGIGKASFGPEQIEENIRAFADAVIKAKPTGAKGNYLKRMAISSTMGPGVKIDMSSLSAD from the coding sequence ATGACCAAGACTGCAAAGCGCATGCAAAAGGTCAATGAAGGTGTTGACCGCAACAAATACTACCCGCTCGGCGAAGCCGTTTCGATGATCAAGGAACGGGCGATTGCCAAGTTCGACGAGACCATTGAAATCTCGATGAACCTCGGCGTCGATCCGCGTCACGCTGACCAGATGGTTCGCGGTGTCGTCAGCCTGCCAAACGGAAGCGGACGTACCGTTCGCGTCGCCGTTTTCGCCCGTGGCGAAAAGGCTGATGAAGCCCGCGCAGCTGGTGCTGACATTGTCGGTGCTGAAGAGCTGGTGGACATCGTTCAGGCTGGCACGATCGACTTTGATCGCTGCATTGCCACGCCGGATATGATGCCGCTTGTCGGTCGTCTCGGCAAGGTTCTCGGCCCGCGCGGCATGATGCCCAACCCGAAGGTTGGCACCGTGACCATGGATGTGACCGGTGCGGTCAATGCTTCCAAGGGTGGCGCTGTCGAGTTCCGCGTCGAAAAGGCTGGTATCATCCATGCCGGTATCGGCAAGGCTTCTTTCGGCCCCGAGCAGATCGAAGAAAACATTCGTGCTTTTGCCGATGCGGTCATCAAGGCAAAGCCAACAGGCGCCAAGGGCAACTACCTCAAGCGCATGGCGATTTCATCGACCATGGGCCCTGGCGTCAAGATCGATATGTCGTCGCTCAGCGCCGACTGA
- a CDS encoding Crp/Fnr family transcriptional regulator, with the protein MLDTLHERRRTFVAGRDLVHQGQSDQAAYILASGWACSYKLLQDGQRQIVDFQIPGDFLGLRSVLLHVSDHSIEPVSDIEVTEVLASDLLDAFARTPRLAAAVLWAASRDEAMVVEHLVNLGRRNSAERMTHFLLELGRRLSLVGLGSKAGYACPLTQYHLADALGLSAVHVNRVLRQLREAGMVTFREGFVTFDDYDRLAVFAQFDPTYMDQKGPLLA; encoded by the coding sequence GTGCTGGATACGCTGCACGAGCGCCGCCGCACGTTCGTCGCCGGCCGCGATCTTGTCCATCAGGGGCAATCGGATCAGGCTGCCTATATTCTCGCCTCGGGGTGGGCCTGCTCCTACAAGCTCCTGCAGGACGGGCAACGACAGATCGTCGATTTTCAGATCCCGGGCGATTTCCTCGGGCTGCGCAGCGTATTGCTGCACGTATCCGATCACAGCATCGAGCCCGTCAGCGACATTGAGGTGACGGAAGTTCTGGCGTCTGACCTTCTTGATGCGTTTGCGCGAACGCCCCGGCTGGCTGCTGCCGTCCTTTGGGCCGCCTCAAGGGACGAGGCGATGGTGGTGGAGCATCTGGTGAATCTGGGGCGCCGCAACTCGGCCGAACGCATGACGCATTTCCTGCTGGAGCTTGGCCGCAGGCTTTCGCTGGTCGGACTGGGCAGCAAGGCAGGCTACGCCTGTCCGCTGACGCAATACCATCTGGCCGACGCGCTGGGCCTCAGTGCGGTGCACGTCAACCGGGTCCTGCGCCAGTTGCGCGAAGCTGGAATGGTGACATTTCGCGAAGGCTTCGTCACTTTCGACGATTATGATCGGCTGGCTGTTTTTGCACAGTTTGATCCGACCTATATGGACCAGAAGGGGCCGCTTCTGGCCTGA
- the rplJ gene encoding 50S ribosomal protein L10 — translation MDRAEKREFVAELNGVFTNAGSVVVAHYAGLTVAQMNDLRSRMRTAGGTVKVAKNRLAKIALQGTESEGVADLFTGQTLIAYCDDPVTAPKIAVEFTKVSEKLVILGGAMGSTMLDADGIKALATLPSLDELRAKLVGMIVTPATRIAQIVNAPAGSVARVIGAYARKDEAA, via the coding sequence GTGGATAGAGCGGAAAAACGCGAATTCGTCGCGGAACTGAACGGCGTTTTCACAAACGCAGGTTCGGTTGTCGTAGCCCACTACGCCGGTCTGACGGTTGCGCAAATGAACGACCTCCGGTCGCGCATGCGCACAGCCGGAGGCACGGTCAAGGTCGCGAAGAACCGCCTTGCCAAAATCGCTCTTCAGGGCACGGAGTCAGAAGGGGTCGCAGATCTCTTCACGGGTCAGACGCTCATCGCATATTGTGATGATCCTGTGACAGCTCCGAAAATCGCCGTCGAGTTCACCAAGGTCAGCGAAAAGCTGGTCATTCTTGGTGGCGCGATGGGGTCAACAATGCTCGACGCCGACGGGATCAAGGCTTTGGCCACGCTCCCATCGCTCGACGAGCTGCGCGCAAAACTGGTTGGCATGATTGTCACACCGGCAACGCGCATTGCCCAGATCGTCAACGCACCGGCGGGTTCCGTCGCGCGTGTCATCGGCGCATATGCCCGCAAGGACGAGGCTGCATAG
- the secE gene encoding preprotein translocase subunit SecE, with amino-acid sequence MASKTNPFTFLQQVRAETAKVKWPSRRETSISTIMVLVMVVLASIFFFTADQILGWAISLILNIGA; translated from the coding sequence ATGGCATCCAAAACAAATCCGTTTACATTCCTCCAGCAGGTTCGGGCTGAAACTGCGAAAGTGAAGTGGCCGTCGCGCCGCGAGACCTCGATCTCGACGATCATGGTCCTCGTTATGGTGGTGTTGGCCTCCATTTTCTTTTTTACGGCCGACCAAATCTTGGGTTGGGCGATTTCGCTTATCCTGAACATCGGCGCTTGA
- the nusG gene encoding transcription termination/antitermination protein NusG encodes MTARWYIVHAYSNFEKKVAESIEEQARQKGLSHLFEKILVPVEKVVEIRRGRKVDAERKFFPGYVMVRADLTDEAFHLIKNTPKVTGFLGSDSRPLPIPDSEAERILTQVQEGVERPKPSIAFEIGEQVRVSDGPFASFNGTVQEVDEERSRLKVEVSIFGRATPVELEYSQVEKV; translated from the coding sequence ATGACTGCACGCTGGTACATTGTCCACGCCTATTCGAACTTCGAAAAGAAGGTCGCCGAATCGATCGAGGAGCAGGCGCGCCAGAAGGGCTTGAGCCATCTGTTCGAGAAGATCTTGGTGCCCGTCGAGAAGGTTGTTGAGATTCGCCGTGGCCGCAAGGTTGATGCGGAACGCAAGTTCTTCCCCGGCTATGTGATGGTTCGCGCCGATTTGACCGATGAAGCCTTTCATCTGATCAAGAACACACCGAAGGTAACCGGCTTTCTCGGCAGTGACTCCCGTCCGTTGCCGATTCCGGATTCCGAGGCTGAGCGCATCCTTACTCAGGTCCAGGAAGGCGTCGAGCGGCCAAAGCCGTCGATCGCTTTCGAGATCGGCGAACAGGTGCGAGTGTCCGATGGACCATTCGCCTCGTTCAACGGTACGGTTCAGGAAGTCGACGAAGAGCGGTCGCGTCTCAAGGTAGAGGTATCCATCTTTGGTCGTGCGACCCCGGTCGAGCTCGAATACAGTCAGGTCGAGAAGGTCTGA
- the rplK gene encoding 50S ribosomal protein L11, translating to MAKKVAGQLKLQVPAGSATPSPPIGPALGQRGINIMEFCKGFNAATQEMEKGMPIPVVITYYQDKSFNFAMKKPPVSYFLKKEAKLKSGSKLPGKEVAGSVTRDQVRAIAEAKMKDLNAADIEGAMAMVEGSARSMGLEVTG from the coding sequence ATGGCTAAGAAAGTTGCAGGCCAACTCAAGCTGCAGGTACCGGCCGGTTCGGCGACTCCGTCGCCCCCGATTGGTCCGGCACTTGGTCAGCGTGGCATCAACATCATGGAATTCTGTAAGGGATTCAATGCTGCTACCCAGGAAATGGAAAAAGGGATGCCGATTCCGGTCGTCATCACTTACTACCAGGACAAGTCCTTCAATTTTGCGATGAAGAAGCCCCCGGTGAGCTACTTCCTCAAAAAGGAAGCAAAGCTCAAGTCCGGTTCGAAGTTGCCGGGCAAGGAAGTTGCCGGTTCGGTCACGCGTGACCAGGTCCGTGCGATCGCCGAAGCCAAGATGAAGGATCTGAACGCTGCCGACATCGAAGGCGCGATGGCTATGGTTGAGGGCTCTGCCCGCTCCATGGGCCTGGAAGTGACGGGATAA
- the rlmB gene encoding 23S rRNA (guanosine(2251)-2'-O)-methyltransferase RlmB encodes MSKDDDAGAAGSNRDTHYAKLRRTHRDAKRDQQGLPPVQPGSKRDLPARKGSLYGEKVAPDTVYLYGLHTVRAALDNPARRITSFKATRNALMRLEIAEDAVLPFPLEMVSPQEIDRLLGDDAVHQGALLEAAPLKPRPLTDLGEARLLVILDQVTDPHNVGAIMRSAVAFGAGAIVTTQRHSPQESGVLAKAASGALEMIDHIEVRNLAAAIEEIKAQGFVTIGLDSDGPAPIETGLSGGKIALVLGAEGKGLRQKTRETVDALVRLDMPGAIKSLNVSNATAIALYAAQQFLNKDGAA; translated from the coding sequence ATGAGCAAAGATGATGATGCCGGCGCGGCCGGTTCCAACCGCGATACCCATTATGCCAAGCTGCGCCGCACCCATCGCGACGCAAAGCGGGATCAACAGGGGCTGCCGCCAGTCCAACCGGGGAGCAAGCGCGACCTGCCTGCCCGCAAGGGATCACTGTATGGCGAGAAGGTGGCGCCCGATACGGTGTATCTGTACGGGCTGCACACGGTGCGCGCCGCACTCGACAACCCGGCACGCCGCATCACCTCGTTCAAGGCAACCCGCAACGCGCTGATGCGGCTGGAAATCGCCGAGGATGCCGTGTTGCCGTTTCCACTGGAAATGGTCAGCCCGCAGGAAATCGACCGGTTACTCGGCGATGACGCCGTGCACCAGGGCGCGCTGCTGGAAGCTGCCCCGCTCAAGCCACGGCCATTGACCGATCTCGGTGAGGCGCGGCTTCTGGTGATTCTCGACCAGGTGACCGATCCGCACAATGTCGGCGCCATCATGCGCTCCGCGGTGGCGTTTGGCGCCGGCGCGATTGTCACCACGCAACGCCACAGCCCGCAGGAATCCGGCGTGCTGGCAAAGGCTGCTTCAGGTGCGTTGGAAATGATCGATCATATCGAGGTTCGCAACCTGGCTGCCGCGATCGAGGAGATCAAGGCGCAGGGCTTTGTCACCATCGGGCTTGATTCGGATGGCCCGGCACCGATTGAAACCGGACTGTCGGGCGGCAAGATCGCGCTGGTGCTTGGCGCCGAGGGCAAGGGCCTGCGACAGAAAACCCGTGAAACGGTTGATGCACTGGTCCGTCTCGACATGCCTGGCGCGATCAAATCGCTCAACGTCTCCAACGCCACCGCGATTGCGCTCTATGCCGCGCAGCAGTTTTTGAACAAGGACGGCGCCGCCTGA
- the tuf gene encoding elongation factor Tu codes for MAKGKFERNKPHVNIGTIGHVDHGKTSLTAAITKFFGEYKAYDQIDAAPEEKARGITISTAHVEYETEARHYAHVDCPGHADYVKNMITGAAQMDGAILVVSAADGPMPQTREHILLARQVGVPSLVVFLNKVDQVDDEELLELVEMEVRELLSSYDFPGDDIPIIKGSALVALNDGDKTIGEDAIRALMAAVDEYIPTPERPINMPFLMPIEDVFSISGRGTVVTGRVERGVVKVGEEVEIVGIRDTQKTVCTGVEMFRKLLDQGQAGDNIGALLRGVGREDVERGQILCKPGSVKPHTKFTAEAYILTKEEGGRHTPFFTNYRPQFYFRTTDVTGIVTLPEGTEMVMPGDNISAEVALIVPIAMEEKLRFAIREGGRTVGAGIVATIIE; via the coding sequence ATGGCAAAGGGTAAGTTCGAGCGTAACAAGCCGCATGTGAACATCGGCACGATTGGTCACGTTGACCACGGCAAGACGTCGTTGACAGCTGCGATCACCAAGTTCTTTGGTGAGTACAAGGCCTATGACCAGATTGACGCGGCACCGGAAGAAAAGGCCCGCGGCATCACCATTTCGACGGCCCATGTCGAGTATGAGACCGAGGCCCGTCACTACGCCCATGTCGACTGCCCAGGCCACGCCGACTATGTCAAGAACATGATCACCGGTGCTGCGCAGATGGACGGCGCGATCCTGGTTGTGTCGGCTGCCGACGGCCCGATGCCCCAGACCCGCGAGCACATCCTGCTGGCCCGTCAGGTTGGCGTGCCTTCGCTGGTGGTGTTTTTGAACAAGGTCGACCAGGTTGACGACGAAGAGCTTCTCGAGCTCGTCGAAATGGAAGTCCGCGAACTTCTGTCGTCCTACGATTTCCCGGGCGACGATATTCCGATCATCAAGGGTTCGGCGCTTGTCGCGCTCAACGATGGCGACAAGACAATCGGCGAAGACGCCATCCGCGCGCTGATGGCCGCTGTTGACGAATACATCCCGACGCCTGAGCGTCCGATCAACATGCCGTTCTTGATGCCGATCGAAGACGTGTTCTCGATCTCGGGTCGTGGCACGGTTGTCACCGGTCGTGTTGAGCGCGGCGTTGTCAAGGTTGGCGAAGAAGTCGAAATCGTCGGCATCCGCGACACCCAGAAGACGGTCTGCACCGGCGTTGAAATGTTCCGCAAGCTGCTCGATCAGGGCCAGGCTGGCGACAACATCGGCGCACTGCTTCGCGGCGTTGGTCGTGAAGACGTCGAGCGTGGCCAGATCCTGTGCAAGCCGGGTTCGGTCAAGCCGCACACCAAGTTCACGGCAGAAGCCTACATTCTGACCAAGGAAGAGGGTGGCCGTCATACGCCGTTCTTTACCAACTACCGTCCGCAGTTCTATTTCCGCACGACCGACGTGACGGGCATTGTGACACTGCCGGAAGGCACCGAAATGGTGATGCCGGGCGACAACATCTCGGCTGAAGTTGCACTGATCGTGCCGATCGCGATGGAAGAAAAGCTGCGCTTCGCTATCCGCGAAGGCGGCCGCACCGTCGGCGCCGGCATCGTCGCTACGATCATCGAGTAA
- a CDS encoding ABC transporter substrate-binding protein: MKRILFAAAVAALASPTAALAQENCGEVTITQMNWDSAAIVTAVSKFLMEQGYGCDVTAVPSDTTPAMTSLSENNEPDIVTELWENSAGDAYKKLKADGKIVELGNVLDPGGVEGWWLPTYLVEEHPELATIDGVMANPELVGGMFNNCPDGWGCRIVNDNLIRAYDLEGKGFEIFNHGSGETLATSMAAAFESKEAWFGYYWGPTTPLGKFDMTSIDMGEYNEEAFLASQNADAPDPKPSAFPAASVLTIVTKDFMASHPDIAKLMSNVTFQTDTMSQLLAWKEEKNASNEEAAVYFLKNNPDAWSGWINDSAKEKLAVLLK; encoded by the coding sequence ATGAAACGCATTCTTTTCGCTGCTGCAGTGGCAGCACTCGCGTCCCCTACAGCGGCTTTGGCACAGGAAAACTGCGGCGAAGTCACGATCACCCAGATGAACTGGGATTCAGCCGCCATCGTGACAGCGGTCTCGAAATTCCTGATGGAACAGGGCTATGGCTGTGACGTGACGGCGGTCCCGTCCGACACCACGCCGGCCATGACTTCGCTGTCTGAAAACAACGAGCCAGACATTGTAACCGAGCTGTGGGAAAATTCCGCTGGCGATGCTTACAAGAAGTTGAAGGCTGACGGCAAAATCGTCGAGCTCGGCAACGTCCTTGATCCCGGCGGCGTCGAGGGCTGGTGGCTGCCGACCTATCTGGTCGAGGAGCATCCAGAACTTGCGACAATCGATGGCGTGATGGCCAATCCTGAACTCGTCGGCGGCATGTTCAACAACTGCCCCGATGGCTGGGGCTGCCGCATTGTCAACGACAATTTGATCCGTGCCTACGATCTGGAAGGCAAGGGCTTCGAGATCTTCAATCATGGTTCCGGCGAAACGCTGGCAACCTCGATGGCTGCTGCCTTTGAGAGCAAGGAAGCTTGGTTCGGCTATTATTGGGGCCCAACGACGCCGCTCGGCAAGTTCGACATGACCAGCATTGATATGGGTGAATACAACGAGGAAGCGTTTCTGGCTAGCCAGAACGCCGATGCGCCCGACCCCAAGCCATCCGCATTTCCGGCAGCGTCTGTGCTGACGATTGTGACCAAGGACTTCATGGCATCCCATCCTGATATCGCCAAGCTGATGAGCAACGTGACTTTCCAGACGGATACGATGAGCCAGTTGCTGGCCTGGAAGGAAGAGAAAAACGCATCCAATGAGGAAGCGGCTGTGTATTTCCTCAAGAACAATCCGGATGCGTGGAGCGGCTGGATCAATGATTCCGCCAAGGAAAAACTGGCCGTACTGCTGAAGTAA
- the rplL gene encoding 50S ribosomal protein L7/L12: protein MADLAKIVEELSALTVMEAAELSKMLEETWGVSAAAPAAAAAASAAPAEAAEEQTEFDVILADIGANKINVIKEVRSITGLGLKEAKDLVEAAPKAVKEAISKGEAEDIKKKLEDAGAKVTVK, encoded by the coding sequence ATGGCTGATCTCGCCAAAATCGTGGAAGAACTTTCCGCCCTGACCGTCATGGAAGCTGCTGAGCTTTCGAAGATGCTTGAAGAAACATGGGGCGTGTCCGCCGCTGCACCGGCTGCTGCCGCTGCTGCGTCTGCTGCTCCTGCTGAAGCCGCTGAAGAACAGACTGAATTTGACGTGATCCTCGCCGACATCGGCGCCAACAAGATCAACGTCATCAAGGAAGTCCGTTCGATCACAGGTCTTGGCCTCAAGGAAGCCAAGGATCTGGTCGAAGCTGCTCCTAAGGCAGTCAAGGAAGCCATTTCCAAGGGTGAAGCTGAAGACATCAAGAAGAAGCTTGAAGACGCTGGCGCCAAAGTCACCGTCAAGTAA
- a CDS encoding ABC transporter permease subunit, translated as MATYDFVFNALGLRNWCGDSGDDAGGMTSMAQLLAETSGNEGVVSPWETPFPSMDALHEACTSFPRSRELTSGLEEGFLSVKDSLKMVVDPLTQPLSWALNESLWVMQSVPWFIMIPLLMLISWVVGRQLKLVALVAICFGFLGFVDYYVYTMQTLAIIFVCALTCVLLGVPIGIAMSRSDRVQRVMIPILDMLQTLPPFVYLIPLIFLFSVTEPKLYGIAIILYAIVPVVRLTDLGIRLVDPDVIEAADAFGMTKQQKLFNVQIPLALPNIMAGVNQTIMMSLAMVVIASLVSAPGLGVLVLRGIRSLELGVGLLSGLGIVLLAIILDRVTKAALARINVSQSR; from the coding sequence ATGGCGACTTACGATTTCGTTTTCAACGCGCTGGGACTGCGCAACTGGTGCGGCGACAGCGGTGATGATGCCGGCGGCATGACCTCCATGGCGCAACTGCTGGCCGAGACTTCGGGCAACGAGGGTGTCGTATCGCCATGGGAAACACCATTTCCTTCCATGGACGCACTGCATGAAGCATGCACCTCGTTTCCGCGATCGCGCGAACTGACCAGCGGCCTGGAAGAAGGCTTTCTTTCGGTCAAGGACAGTCTGAAAATGGTTGTCGACCCGCTGACCCAGCCCCTGAGCTGGGCGCTGAATGAATCGCTTTGGGTGATGCAATCGGTGCCATGGTTCATCATGATCCCGCTGTTGATGCTGATTTCCTGGGTGGTCGGCCGGCAGCTGAAACTGGTCGCGCTGGTCGCCATCTGTTTCGGGTTCCTCGGCTTTGTTGATTATTATGTCTACACAATGCAGACGCTGGCGATCATCTTCGTCTGTGCGTTGACCTGCGTGTTGCTGGGGGTTCCCATCGGGATTGCGATGTCGCGCAGCGACCGCGTCCAGCGCGTCATGATCCCGATTCTGGACATGCTCCAGACCCTGCCGCCTTTTGTCTATCTGATCCCGTTGATCTTCCTGTTCTCGGTCACCGAGCCGAAGCTCTATGGCATCGCCATCATTCTCTACGCCATCGTGCCTGTGGTCAGGCTGACTGATCTCGGCATCAGGCTGGTAGACCCGGACGTGATCGAAGCGGCAGACGCCTTTGGCATGACCAAGCAGCAAAAACTGTTCAACGTGCAAATCCCGCTGGCGCTTCCCAACATCATGGCCGGCGTCAACCAGACCATCATGATGAGCCTGGCAATGGTGGTGATCGCATCGCTGGTGTCGGCCCCTGGTCTGGGTGTGCTGGTGCTGCGCGGCATCCGGTCGCTGGAGCTTGGCGTCGGCCTGCTCTCGGGTCTTGGCATTGTGCTTCTGGCGATCATTCTCGATCGCGTCACCAAGGCGGCACTGGCCCGCATCAATGTAAGTCAGTCGAGATAG
- a CDS encoding AAA family ATPase, protein MQLRSIRIEKFKRIESIDLPLADLNILVGSNGSGKSSILQALHLASCLMRQADRIRASTTVMVRVSDLDYLPSDQYWRLGHGADWGNRSNSPSTKVFFEFRDHEGAPITAQCEMRSARNAGISVQGELPETLRTQFRGADNFFSGFIPGISGIPNVEQKNSKRVVLKACSFGDSNVYLRNALDLLSADELIQIETWLEPLLGEIKLKVKFDQTEDFDIHAEAEIGGLSIPLELLGTGYLQLIQIFCYILLFKPKILLVDEPDIHLHPSVQEKLAVSLLQIARIQGIKIIMTTHSPFIVRGAPAGTNVVWLADGQKKTDERSVVELALGWGAFGKKVIVVSEDAKNDLLKKLIRQWPEIEQAVTVLPGRGYKHLLTKAEAEELRASLGGKFKVLVHRDRDSLTDAEVTQLKDSYASDGIRLWVTDQSDIEAEFCDPGFLSSLTGEPIHTCETWLSEILTQNQAPIGDQFSNQRAAHNQELHKAGGSPTNDDVWAVFQERSLKGAKGKYVFGQLKNKVPANGFSDSTVDLQTDYPERAASLKANLKDLIA, encoded by the coding sequence GTGCAACTCAGATCGATACGGATAGAAAAATTCAAGCGGATCGAATCTATCGATTTGCCTCTTGCAGACCTAAACATACTTGTGGGCTCCAACGGGAGCGGGAAGTCGTCAATACTTCAGGCGCTACATCTTGCATCATGCCTCATGCGCCAAGCTGATCGAATTCGAGCTAGTACAACGGTGATGGTGCGGGTCAGTGATCTCGACTATCTTCCTTCAGATCAATATTGGCGCCTAGGCCACGGCGCTGACTGGGGCAACAGATCAAACAGCCCCTCTACTAAGGTGTTTTTTGAGTTCCGGGATCACGAGGGAGCGCCAATAACAGCTCAGTGCGAAATGCGATCGGCAAGAAACGCTGGCATCTCGGTCCAAGGAGAACTTCCCGAAACGTTGCGAACCCAGTTCCGTGGTGCTGACAACTTTTTCAGCGGATTTATTCCCGGGATATCTGGCATTCCGAACGTCGAGCAAAAGAACTCTAAGAGGGTTGTTTTGAAGGCGTGTTCGTTTGGTGATTCAAACGTCTATCTTCGCAACGCATTGGATCTTCTGTCTGCTGACGAATTGATCCAAATCGAAACTTGGCTGGAGCCGCTCCTAGGTGAAATCAAGTTGAAGGTAAAATTCGATCAGACGGAAGATTTCGATATTCACGCGGAGGCAGAAATTGGCGGCCTATCAATTCCGCTCGAGTTGCTCGGAACCGGATATCTGCAACTAATACAAATATTCTGTTACATTTTGCTTTTTAAACCCAAGATACTTCTGGTTGATGAACCAGATATCCATCTGCACCCGAGTGTGCAGGAAAAACTTGCTGTAAGCCTCCTGCAAATTGCTCGCATCCAGGGCATCAAGATAATCATGACTACACACTCTCCGTTTATTGTGAGAGGTGCGCCGGCAGGAACAAACGTCGTGTGGCTAGCAGATGGCCAGAAAAAGACTGACGAACGATCCGTTGTCGAACTCGCGTTGGGCTGGGGCGCCTTTGGCAAAAAGGTAATTGTAGTCAGCGAAGACGCGAAGAATGACCTGCTGAAAAAGCTCATTCGCCAGTGGCCCGAGATCGAACAGGCGGTGACGGTACTCCCAGGGAGGGGATATAAGCACTTGTTGACCAAGGCTGAGGCAGAAGAACTCAGAGCTTCCCTAGGTGGTAAATTTAAGGTGCTAGTGCATCGAGATCGCGACTCCCTCACCGATGCCGAAGTCACTCAGTTGAAAGATTCATATGCCAGCGATGGTATCCGGCTGTGGGTGACGGATCAGTCGGATATCGAAGCTGAATTCTGTGATCCAGGATTCCTATCTTCGTTGACAGGTGAGCCAATCCACACGTGTGAAACTTGGCTGTCCGAAATCCTGACCCAAAATCAAGCCCCGATTGGAGATCAGTTCAGTAATCAACGTGCGGCGCATAATCAAGAGCTGCATAAGGCTGGAGGTAGCCCAACCAATGATGACGTGTGGGCTGTATTTCAAGAGCGATCTTTGAAAGGCGCCAAGGGAAAATATGTTTTTGGGCAGTTGAAGAACAAGGTTCCGGCAAATGGGTTTTCAGACTCTACAGTCGATTTGCAGACGGACTATCCAGAACGCGCGGCAAGCCTCAAAGCTAACTTGAAAGACCTGATTGCCTAA